A portion of the Simkania negevensis Z genome contains these proteins:
- a CDS encoding linear amide C-N hydrolase, translating into MMKSILTLLCTLLWLPLQSCTDFLLKDAQGEAVVGRSMEFGVNLEPQILLIPSGEKYTSRVFDNKTGLSWTTQYSYVAITSFADEIVTDGMNEAGLSFGLLWFPDVTEYPKLNPADSQNSIALKDLGSWILGNFSTVDEVRAAIQKIQLWPHKVPKIPYIPPVHLSIHDKSGKSIVVEYLKGKVMVFDNLVGALTNTPEFPWQVTNLSNYLNLSPISETPLRLENIEIHPLGMGSGLLGIPGDWTSPSRFVRIVTFKNIIHKASTPRENVNAAFHLLNTVDIPFGALKSADGSYVSYTQWVVVKDLKNLQLHYRSYDDLNIKSIKLEGNKRRIFPLK; encoded by the coding sequence ATGATGAAGAGTATTTTGACACTACTTTGTACCCTCCTTTGGCTCCCCCTTCAGAGTTGCACCGATTTTTTACTTAAAGATGCACAAGGGGAAGCTGTCGTGGGACGTTCAATGGAATTTGGGGTCAACTTAGAGCCTCAAATCCTACTCATTCCCTCTGGAGAAAAATACACCAGCCGAGTTTTTGACAACAAGACCGGTCTGTCTTGGACAACTCAATACAGCTACGTTGCCATCACATCATTTGCTGATGAAATCGTGACAGATGGAATGAATGAAGCGGGACTTTCGTTCGGATTACTGTGGTTCCCCGATGTGACAGAGTATCCAAAGTTGAATCCAGCAGACAGCCAAAACTCAATTGCATTAAAAGATCTTGGAAGTTGGATCTTAGGAAACTTTTCAACTGTTGATGAAGTTCGTGCAGCTATCCAAAAAATCCAACTTTGGCCTCACAAAGTGCCCAAAATCCCCTACATCCCCCCAGTTCATCTCTCAATTCACGACAAAAGTGGAAAAAGCATTGTTGTAGAATACCTCAAAGGAAAAGTGATGGTTTTCGATAATCTAGTTGGAGCTTTAACAAACACTCCAGAGTTTCCCTGGCAAGTGACTAACTTAAGCAACTATCTCAATCTCTCACCAATTAGCGAAACCCCTCTCCGTTTAGAAAATATTGAGATCCACCCTCTTGGGATGGGGTCTGGCCTTCTAGGAATCCCTGGAGATTGGACGTCTCCTTCCCGTTTTGTTAGAATTGTCACCTTTAAAAACATCATCCATAAAGCTTCAACCCCCCGTGAAAATGTCAATGCAGCCTTTCACCTTCTCAACACGGTTGATATTCCTTTTGGAGCACTTAAATCAGCCGATGGGAGCTACGTTTCCTACACGCAGTGGGTTGTTGTGAAAGATCTTAAAAACCTGCAGTTGCACTACCGCTCCTACGATGATTTGAATATCAAATCCATCAAGTTAGAAGGAAATAAACGGAGAATTTTCCCTCTTAAATAA
- a CDS encoding alpha/beta fold hydrolase, with product MIHYKLEGNGSLTFVCLHGLGGSLADFDFLSQRLQKNYQILRVDLRGFGKSEKPLVPPYNSELWARDVKQLLDSLNLEHVVLLGHSMGARVATFFAYLFPKTTIGLITLNITSWGANPAAQEKLARFAERIEKMGMDPAKVMIPPFDNETLKKRVTDSIMSCDPQAFALALTSVAHDYGNEQPPSFYKGISCPTLIILGDRDTAPLQGALDLKRQLSQASLGMIPRCGHYSLLEKPNLVSAMITDFLDGVVK from the coding sequence ATGATTCATTACAAGCTAGAAGGAAATGGTTCTCTCACATTCGTGTGTTTACACGGACTTGGTGGATCTTTAGCTGACTTTGACTTTCTCTCGCAGCGTTTACAAAAAAACTATCAAATTCTCCGCGTTGACCTTCGCGGATTTGGGAAGTCTGAAAAGCCTTTAGTTCCACCCTACAATTCAGAGCTTTGGGCAAGAGATGTGAAACAACTACTCGACTCTCTTAACTTAGAGCATGTGGTTCTTCTAGGGCATTCCATGGGAGCGCGAGTCGCGACTTTTTTCGCTTATCTCTTTCCTAAAACAACAATCGGGTTGATCACTCTCAATATCACTTCTTGGGGAGCCAACCCTGCAGCACAAGAAAAGCTCGCTCGGTTCGCCGAGCGAATAGAAAAAATGGGAATGGATCCAGCAAAAGTAATGATTCCACCTTTTGACAATGAAACCCTTAAAAAGCGGGTAACAGATTCGATAATGAGTTGTGATCCTCAGGCGTTTGCTTTAGCCCTCACCTCCGTTGCTCATGACTATGGGAATGAACAACCTCCTTCTTTCTACAAAGGGATCTCCTGTCCGACTCTTATCATTCTTGGCGACCGGGACACAGCACCTCTTCAAGGAGCCTTAGATCTTAAACGCCAGCTTTCTCAAGCCTCTCTAGGGATGATCCCACGCTGTGGGCATTATTCGCTTTTAGAAAAACCCAATCTCGTTTCTGCTATGATTACCGACTTCTTAGATGGTGTCGTCAAATAA
- a CDS encoding MFS transporter: MLKRLFPLYFVIFLGFFGYSLMITIFTPMLLHGSGSVLPHHFPESLRTILLGVALSVYPLGQFLGAPVFGALSDHFGRKRLLVISLSAATIFYALVSFSLHFGNIFWVIFFTFFAGLSEANIAIAQGAIADLTHEKNRGRFFGYIYTSVSFAFIMGPLFGGKLANRELVSWFSYSTPFFTTTLLLLMNLIWTMLAFKETHDKDYSTEKIRYFAAFTNIFSIFSSKNIRIYYFSNFLVYLSIFGFFRCYPMYLTSEFGMGVNELSHFIAWVAVPIVLSNLWLTGFLSRYITPRKAMIISALFMAVFMIVIVIPPEKNALWVTLFLTSTALAFCLPSCATLLSTAVDKRIQGKVMGNNQSMQVAAESISAILSGFIATAIIKLPLILWGIVAVFAALTVIFFINEKQPSSNI, translated from the coding sequence ATGTTAAAACGTCTTTTTCCTCTTTATTTTGTCATTTTTCTCGGTTTTTTTGGCTATAGCTTGATGATCACGATCTTCACACCCATGCTACTTCATGGAAGTGGGTCTGTTTTGCCTCACCACTTTCCAGAGTCGCTTCGAACGATCCTTTTGGGAGTTGCCCTTTCTGTTTACCCATTGGGGCAATTCTTAGGAGCTCCAGTGTTTGGGGCTTTATCAGACCACTTCGGAAGAAAGCGTTTGCTTGTTATTTCTCTTTCTGCTGCGACCATTTTTTATGCACTCGTTTCGTTTTCCCTCCACTTTGGAAACATTTTCTGGGTCATTTTTTTCACTTTTTTTGCAGGGCTGTCTGAAGCAAATATTGCCATTGCGCAAGGAGCTATAGCAGATCTTACCCATGAAAAAAATAGGGGACGTTTTTTTGGATATATTTATACGAGTGTGAGCTTTGCCTTTATCATGGGACCCTTATTTGGAGGAAAACTTGCTAATCGAGAGTTAGTCTCCTGGTTTTCCTATTCAACTCCCTTTTTTACGACAACACTTCTTCTTTTGATGAATTTGATCTGGACAATGCTTGCATTTAAAGAGACACACGATAAGGATTATTCGACTGAGAAAATTCGCTATTTTGCAGCTTTTACAAATATCTTTTCGATCTTTAGTTCGAAAAATATTCGGATTTATTATTTTTCCAACTTTTTGGTTTATCTCTCGATTTTTGGTTTTTTCCGCTGTTATCCTATGTATTTGACCTCAGAGTTTGGAATGGGAGTCAATGAACTTTCTCACTTTATTGCTTGGGTTGCAGTTCCGATTGTTTTGTCCAATTTATGGCTAACAGGTTTTCTTTCTCGTTACATCACTCCGAGGAAAGCAATGATCATTTCAGCATTGTTCATGGCTGTTTTTATGATTGTTATTGTGATTCCGCCTGAAAAAAATGCGCTTTGGGTCACTTTGTTTCTCACTTCAACAGCTTTAGCTTTTTGTTTGCCATCGTGTGCGACACTTCTCTCGACAGCAGTCGATAAGAGAATTCAAGGAAAAGTGATGGGGAATAACCAATCGATGCAAGTTGCTGCTGAATCTATTTCGGCCATCCTGAGTGGTTTTATCGCAACTGCTATTATCAAACTTCCCCTTATTTTATGGGGTATTGTCGCAGTTTTTGCCGCGCTGACAGTCATTTTTTTCATCAATGAAAAGCAGCCCTCCAGCAATATTTAG
- the murG gene encoding undecaprenyldiphospho-muramoylpentapeptide beta-N-acetylglucosaminyltransferase has protein sequence MQKGRQLHKIVIAAGGTGGHLFPAQALALDLIQREPELEAVFMSPGLKNNPYFQKGHFPYREIASATPYKKDPIKLLKAFWHLIKGTLQSLHHLGKIKPQVVIGFGSFHSFPILLAAKLRRVPIILFESNAVPGKVNRLCSRWAKFTAIHFKRAAKYLKGKTICVRMPLLKKNHGITPEKAREYYQLDKDKLTFLIFGGSQGAQAINRFFCASLEKLLAKNFNFQVVHIVGNPERAEKLREVYSKYNIPASVKPFEDKMDFAWSAADLSISRAGAATLAEQIEFTIPGILIPYPHATENHQGKNASFVAEEIKGGVKLPEGELSSDRLVSIIEDLLESQREKLNSMKKSLQDFKEAENKEDFCSVIFDFVNK, from the coding sequence ATGCAAAAAGGTCGTCAGCTACACAAAATTGTAATTGCAGCAGGGGGAACCGGAGGTCATCTTTTCCCAGCTCAAGCTCTTGCTCTTGACCTAATTCAACGAGAGCCCGAGCTAGAAGCTGTGTTTATGAGTCCTGGCCTGAAAAATAATCCTTATTTTCAAAAAGGCCATTTTCCCTACCGTGAGATTGCTAGCGCAACTCCCTATAAAAAAGACCCTATTAAACTACTCAAAGCCTTTTGGCATCTCATTAAAGGAACCCTTCAATCCCTCCATCACCTAGGTAAAATCAAGCCTCAAGTTGTTATTGGATTTGGAAGTTTTCATTCTTTTCCCATTTTACTTGCCGCCAAACTTCGCCGCGTTCCGATCATTCTCTTTGAATCCAACGCCGTTCCAGGAAAAGTCAACCGCCTATGTTCCCGTTGGGCAAAGTTCACAGCCATCCATTTCAAACGTGCTGCAAAATATCTCAAAGGAAAAACCATCTGTGTTCGGATGCCTCTTCTGAAAAAAAATCACGGAATCACTCCAGAAAAAGCGCGCGAATACTATCAGCTCGACAAAGACAAACTCACCTTTCTTATTTTTGGTGGGTCTCAAGGTGCTCAAGCCATCAACCGTTTCTTTTGTGCCTCTCTTGAAAAACTTCTCGCGAAAAACTTTAACTTTCAAGTTGTGCACATTGTTGGAAATCCCGAGCGTGCTGAAAAGCTTCGCGAGGTTTACTCTAAATACAACATTCCAGCCTCTGTCAAACCCTTTGAAGATAAGATGGATTTTGCTTGGTCTGCAGCTGACCTGAGTATCTCTCGCGCTGGGGCGGCAACTCTTGCCGAACAAATTGAGTTTACCATTCCAGGAATTCTCATTCCCTATCCCCATGCGACAGAAAACCATCAAGGGAAGAATGCTTCATTTGTTGCCGAAGAAATCAAAGGTGGGGTAAAGCTGCCCGAAGGAGAGCTCAGCTCAGATCGCCTTGTATCAATTATCGAAGACCTTCTTGAGAGCCAAAGAGAAAAACTCAATTCGATGAAAAAGTCTCTTCAGGACTTCAAAGAAGCAGAAAACAAAGAAGACTTTTGTTCAGTGATTTTTGATTTTGTAAACAAATAA
- a CDS encoding FtsW/RodA/SpoVE family cell cycle protein yields MNKSSFFLLGCITLLFSIGLLMVFGTTSAEVLDRNLQVNTHHAAMKQIIYACFSIALAMLVWFYGYQKILKWTPVLFYLLLACLIAVFIPGIGQQINGAYRWIALGPFSFQPSELMKLMMPLMFIHLFFKKEEKMSWKTFYKIIALFCVPLFLILIEPDNGTVAILLMTMMALFFLCRIRWLYWLLPVLVLGSLGIFCALQMTHVQHRLRVYMNPELDLLGKGHQPYQAKIAAGSGGITGKGVGESVQKLNYLPTARSDYIAAIYAEEFGFLGILFLVLLYMVIAYSGFRNASLAGEKQGYIIAAIMTFLVSLQAFLNLGVVSGLLPSKGTNLPFFSQGGSSLIANTIALTLIVNVARKPKREMEKQLSCKKVVSYTKL; encoded by the coding sequence GTGAACAAAAGTAGCTTTTTTCTCTTAGGGTGTATCACCCTCCTTTTTTCGATCGGACTGCTCATGGTTTTTGGGACCACTTCAGCAGAGGTGCTCGATCGCAACCTTCAGGTGAACACTCACCATGCTGCCATGAAACAGATCATTTACGCTTGCTTTAGCATTGCTTTAGCCATGCTTGTTTGGTTTTATGGCTACCAAAAAATTCTGAAGTGGACACCAGTTCTTTTTTATCTCTTACTCGCCTGTTTAATTGCCGTTTTCATCCCTGGAATCGGACAACAAATCAATGGAGCCTATAGGTGGATTGCCTTAGGCCCTTTTTCATTTCAGCCGTCTGAGCTCATGAAACTCATGATGCCACTCATGTTCATTCACCTCTTTTTCAAAAAAGAAGAGAAAATGTCATGGAAAACTTTTTACAAGATCATTGCCCTTTTTTGTGTGCCTCTCTTCCTCATTTTGATCGAACCCGATAATGGGACTGTGGCGATATTACTCATGACAATGATGGCGCTTTTTTTTCTCTGCCGAATCCGGTGGCTCTATTGGCTTCTTCCAGTTCTTGTTTTAGGCTCTCTTGGCATCTTTTGTGCGCTTCAAATGACCCACGTCCAACACCGTCTTCGAGTTTACATGAACCCCGAACTTGACTTACTGGGGAAGGGACACCAACCTTATCAAGCCAAGATTGCAGCCGGTTCAGGAGGGATAACGGGAAAGGGAGTCGGAGAAAGTGTGCAAAAGCTCAACTATCTGCCAACAGCTCGCAGTGATTACATTGCCGCCATCTATGCCGAAGAGTTTGGGTTTCTTGGAATTTTGTTTTTAGTATTACTTTATATGGTCATTGCCTATAGTGGTTTCCGCAATGCTTCTCTTGCGGGAGAAAAGCAGGGTTATATCATCGCGGCGATCATGACTTTTTTAGTGTCGCTGCAAGCCTTTTTGAATTTAGGTGTCGTTTCCGGCCTACTTCCCAGTAAGGGAACAAATTTACCGTTTTTTAGCCAAGGAGGATCCTCTCTTATTGCCAATACGATAGCTCTGACATTGATTGTCAATGTCGCAAGAAAACCGAAGCGAGAGATGGAGAAACAGTTATCATGCAAAAAGGTCGTCAGCTACACAAAATTGTAA
- a CDS encoding LysM peptidoglycan-binding domain-containing protein gives MNRRDMIIVAALINAGLLVVLFVSAVKPSQREEKSSVAVAFEQVAAIETAVTKPAKTSSSGDQIDQVISEYSAKVVEKESAETKSLPLPILTPEPKAVAQAEAPKAPLKATAEDFRTVTVEKGDVLERIARNNGVSVEEIMKLNGLSSSRLQIGQVLKLPAKSQKNVVKKITPAEGKFYIVKGGDNPWTIAQKNGMQVDELLELNNMDDAKAKRLRPGDKLRIK, from the coding sequence ATGAACCGAAGAGATATGATTATTGTCGCAGCACTGATCAATGCTGGGCTCCTTGTTGTGCTCTTTGTCAGTGCAGTCAAACCAAGTCAGCGTGAAGAAAAAAGTTCTGTTGCAGTCGCTTTCGAACAAGTCGCAGCAATTGAAACAGCTGTTACAAAACCGGCAAAGACATCCTCTAGTGGGGATCAAATTGATCAAGTGATCAGCGAATATAGTGCAAAAGTTGTCGAAAAAGAAAGCGCCGAAACAAAGTCGCTTCCTCTTCCTATTTTAACTCCTGAACCTAAAGCCGTCGCTCAAGCAGAAGCTCCTAAGGCTCCTTTGAAAGCAACTGCAGAAGACTTTCGCACTGTCACTGTTGAAAAAGGGGATGTTTTAGAACGGATTGCCCGTAACAATGGAGTTTCAGTTGAAGAGATTATGAAGCTCAATGGTCTTTCTTCTTCTCGACTTCAAATTGGTCAGGTTTTGAAACTTCCTGCGAAGTCACAAAAAAATGTCGTGAAGAAAATAACTCCAGCAGAAGGGAAGTTCTACATTGTTAAAGGGGGAGACAATCCCTGGACAATTGCTCAAAAAAATGGGATGCAAGTAGACGAACTACTTGAACTCAACAACATGGATGATGCGAAAGCCAAACGTTTGAGACCAGGTGATAAGTTAAGAATCAAGTGA
- the murD gene encoding UDP-N-acetylmuramoyl-L-alanine--D-glutamate ligase — protein sequence MKRALVIGYGISGKGAEKLLLKLGYEVAIAEQTVEVPAGDFEFAVLSPGIPQSHPIPTAMKARNVPVIGEAELAFRHLKGPAIGITGTNGKTTLTNFLAHALGGKALGNVGESLAAYAASDQSENLLVVELSSYQLETLQTQLLDAAILTNITPDHMDRYPSFEAYAKAKWRIIDCLKERGVCFIPKKLDDGRFSQVESIDADSYLQLSLKEGYWAKLDQETLALAFAVCQKFNLSKEAFFQALETFEKPPHRLEYVCEWNGVTFINDSKGTNPAATLYAVERIPGSILLIVGGDSKGLSFESWKEGLGKKVKAILTIGKAGLMLQEILTPYYEIHQMGTLEEATHHASQIAQVGDTVLLSPGCASFDQFKNYAHRGEVFKNSIQQLRRGI from the coding sequence ATGAAACGAGCACTTGTTATAGGATATGGGATCAGCGGGAAAGGGGCAGAAAAGCTTCTCCTCAAACTCGGCTATGAGGTGGCCATTGCAGAGCAAACAGTTGAAGTGCCAGCTGGTGACTTTGAATTCGCAGTTTTATCACCAGGAATTCCTCAAAGCCATCCCATTCCGACAGCTATGAAAGCAAGAAACGTTCCTGTCATTGGGGAGGCAGAGCTTGCCTTTCGTCATCTTAAGGGACCTGCTATTGGAATCACAGGAACTAATGGGAAGACGACACTGACAAATTTTCTAGCCCATGCTCTAGGAGGCAAAGCACTTGGGAATGTCGGTGAAAGTTTAGCAGCCTATGCAGCATCGGATCAGAGCGAAAATTTACTTGTGGTTGAACTCAGTTCGTACCAACTAGAAACCCTGCAAACACAACTTCTCGATGCAGCAATCCTCACGAATATTACGCCAGATCACATGGATCGTTATCCCTCATTTGAAGCTTACGCCAAGGCCAAATGGCGCATTATCGATTGCTTGAAAGAAAGAGGTGTTTGTTTTATCCCAAAAAAGTTAGATGATGGGCGGTTTTCCCAGGTGGAATCGATTGATGCGGATTCTTATTTACAACTATCGTTGAAGGAGGGATACTGGGCCAAACTAGACCAAGAAACTTTGGCGCTTGCATTTGCGGTTTGTCAGAAGTTTAACTTAAGCAAAGAAGCATTTTTTCAGGCCTTAGAGACTTTTGAAAAACCTCCACATCGCCTAGAATATGTCTGTGAATGGAATGGGGTGACATTTATCAACGACAGTAAAGGAACTAACCCTGCTGCGACTCTTTATGCAGTAGAGCGCATTCCAGGGTCAATCCTTCTGATAGTTGGAGGGGACAGTAAAGGACTCTCTTTTGAGTCTTGGAAAGAGGGGCTTGGAAAAAAAGTAAAAGCCATTTTGACAATTGGAAAGGCTGGCTTGATGTTGCAAGAAATATTAACACCTTATTACGAAATCCATCAGATGGGAACTCTTGAAGAGGCCACACATCATGCTAGTCAGATAGCCCAAGTTGGCGATACAGTTTTGCTCTCTCCCGGTTGCGCAAGTTTTGATCAATTCAAAAATTATGCGCATCGAGGGGAAGTATTTAAGAATTCGATTCAGCAGTTGAGGAGAGGCATATGA
- the mraY gene encoding phospho-N-acetylmuramoyl-pentapeptide-transferase yields the protein MMLMFLQFLVAHFQVKIPAVFWYSSTRMILAAITTLLMTIFLGPWVIRKLYALKTGQSIRVEACPQLAELHQKKKETPTMGGLLILLSMMIALFLWMDLRSSFTLIFLIATVWLGLLGGIDDYLKMKYKNSKGLRARKKFGFQILFSGLLALFLIWTPMSESLHHGSWFSPPISKEQVTEKQETLTSQETYGRYFLPFKKAPFFTLAGGGLILAFFITMFVVTGASNAVNLSDGLDGLASGLILLVGAVLALFAFLSNNIEMARYLNIPYLEGSGEIAVYLCALCGACLGFLWYNGYPAEVFMGDIGSLSLGGILGTAAVLLRREFLLALVGGVFVLEALSVILQVLSYRYRNKKRIFRCAPLHHHFEFKGWPEAKVVVRFWIVGLILALFGLASIKFQ from the coding sequence ATGATGCTCATGTTTCTTCAGTTTTTAGTAGCCCATTTTCAAGTCAAAATTCCTGCGGTTTTTTGGTACTCTTCCACACGCATGATTTTAGCTGCCATTACAACGCTTTTAATGACAATTTTCTTAGGGCCTTGGGTGATCCGAAAACTCTACGCCCTCAAAACAGGGCAATCGATTCGAGTAGAGGCTTGCCCTCAACTCGCAGAACTTCATCAAAAAAAGAAAGAGACTCCCACGATGGGAGGGCTGCTGATCCTCCTTTCGATGATGATTGCTCTCTTCCTTTGGATGGATTTGCGGAGTAGCTTCACGTTGATTTTTCTCATTGCGACTGTTTGGTTAGGGTTGCTGGGGGGGATTGACGACTATCTTAAGATGAAGTACAAGAACTCGAAGGGGTTACGAGCGCGGAAGAAATTCGGTTTTCAGATTTTATTTTCTGGCTTGCTTGCCCTTTTTTTGATTTGGACCCCTATGTCAGAGTCATTACATCATGGAAGTTGGTTTTCACCTCCGATTTCAAAAGAACAAGTGACCGAAAAGCAAGAAACCTTGACTTCACAAGAAACTTACGGACGTTATTTTCTTCCCTTTAAAAAAGCCCCCTTTTTTACCCTTGCAGGTGGAGGCCTCATTCTCGCATTTTTTATCACGATGTTTGTGGTGACAGGAGCATCCAATGCCGTCAATTTAAGTGATGGACTCGATGGTTTGGCTTCAGGACTTATATTACTTGTCGGAGCAGTACTGGCGCTTTTTGCTTTTTTATCCAATAACATTGAAATGGCCCGGTACCTCAACATTCCATATCTTGAAGGGAGTGGGGAAATTGCCGTTTATCTGTGCGCACTTTGCGGCGCCTGTTTAGGTTTTTTATGGTACAATGGGTATCCAGCAGAAGTTTTTATGGGCGACATCGGCTCTCTTTCTCTTGGAGGAATTTTAGGGACAGCTGCTGTCTTGCTCAGACGTGAATTTTTGCTTGCTCTTGTCGGTGGTGTTTTTGTTTTAGAAGCCTTATCGGTGATTCTTCAGGTTCTCAGTTACCGTTACCGGAATAAAAAACGGATCTTCCGTTGTGCTCCACTACATCATCACTTTGAGTTTAAAGGGTGGCCTGAAGCGAAAGTGGTGGTCCGGTTTTGGATCGTCGGTCTTATTTTAGCCTTGTTTGGCTTAGCATCTATTAAATTTCAGTAA
- a CDS encoding UDP-N-acetylmuramoyl-tripeptide--D-alanyl-D-alanine ligase, whose product MIKKHLKEIGEFLGLERGTEIYPSSAAFDSRKIERKGLFFALEGETHDGHTFLKEVAQKGACAAVVSQKYQGPDFGLTLFPVPDVRLTLQALAKWVHQEDPPYVIAITGTVGKTTTKEFIANLLKERYRLAKPIGSANSQVSLPLMLLNQAESVEMLVLEMGMSFPGEISRLIDIAPPDFGILTKVSLVHSQNFDTIDDIAAAKMELFEKTDAGLFNLDTMEFPAVQEGALRKTFYSITDPHADYFLKKNGDQVVIVEKGKESPPLTVPFQATHLLENFLCAVAVARMHELTWDEIQHGASALQPYMHRFQVILREGIQFVDDSYNASVVSMKAALDNLPRGKKTIALLGDMRELGKFSKKCHEEVATHALDIVDHLLCIGNEIQPMIDVFEAAGKPVEKVGSCEEAKKRIAALATQGDVVLIKGSNSLKLWKTLE is encoded by the coding sequence TTGATTAAGAAGCATTTAAAAGAAATTGGAGAGTTCCTAGGCCTTGAAAGAGGAACAGAAATCTATCCTTCTTCAGCTGCATTTGATAGCCGCAAAATAGAACGGAAAGGGCTTTTTTTTGCACTCGAGGGAGAAACTCACGATGGGCATACCTTTTTAAAGGAGGTTGCTCAAAAAGGAGCTTGTGCAGCGGTTGTTTCCCAAAAGTATCAAGGGCCTGACTTTGGGCTAACCCTCTTTCCTGTACCCGATGTTCGGCTAACATTACAAGCCTTAGCAAAGTGGGTCCACCAAGAAGATCCTCCCTATGTGATTGCAATCACTGGAACAGTTGGAAAAACAACGACAAAAGAGTTCATTGCAAACCTTTTGAAGGAGAGGTATAGGCTTGCTAAGCCAATAGGGAGTGCGAATTCACAAGTGAGTTTACCCCTCATGCTTCTTAATCAAGCAGAATCTGTCGAGATGCTCGTATTAGAAATGGGGATGAGCTTTCCTGGAGAAATTTCACGTCTCATCGACATTGCTCCGCCTGATTTCGGAATTCTGACAAAAGTTAGTTTAGTTCACTCACAAAATTTTGATACGATTGATGACATTGCGGCTGCGAAAATGGAGCTTTTTGAGAAGACGGATGCAGGATTGTTTAACCTCGACACGATGGAATTTCCTGCCGTTCAAGAAGGAGCTCTGCGGAAAACCTTTTATAGCATAACCGATCCTCACGCCGATTACTTTCTCAAGAAAAATGGCGACCAAGTTGTGATTGTGGAAAAAGGAAAGGAGAGTCCTCCTCTGACTGTGCCATTTCAAGCGACCCATTTGCTCGAAAACTTTTTGTGTGCAGTAGCGGTTGCTCGTATGCATGAACTGACATGGGATGAAATACAGCATGGCGCATCGGCTTTGCAACCCTATATGCATCGATTTCAGGTGATTTTGCGAGAGGGGATTCAATTTGTTGACGATTCCTACAATGCTAGCGTGGTTTCGATGAAAGCTGCGTTAGACAATTTACCGAGAGGAAAGAAAACAATTGCTCTATTAGGTGATATGCGGGAACTAGGAAAATTTTCTAAAAAATGTCATGAAGAAGTGGCAACTCATGCCTTAGACATTGTCGATCATTTACTCTGCATTGGAAATGAAATTCAGCCGATGATTGATGTGTTTGAAGCCGCTGGAAAGCCTGTTGAAAAAGTCGGTTCCTGTGAAGAGGCTAAAAAGCGAATTGCCGCCCTTGCAACACAAGGTGATGTAGTTCTTATCAAAGGGTCGAATTCCTTAAAGCTCTGGAAGACTTTGGAATAG
- a CDS encoding transposase translates to MAGFKCLSDEQWQLIEGLMDHTFPLERGTPRSDLRKTWNSILFILTRGCRWADLPTDSSLFIPRSTAHKWLKQWSVEGVFDKVMSGLLQIAIMEGKVDLSQVAVDGSFSPRSRRRGKS, encoded by the coding sequence ATGGCAGGATTTAAGTGTTTATCAGATGAACAATGGCAACTCATTGAAGGTCTTATGGACCATACTTTTCCTTTGGAGAGAGGAACTCCTCGAAGTGATCTACGCAAAACCTGGAATTCAATACTCTTTATCTTAACGAGAGGATGTCGTTGGGCGGATCTTCCGACAGATTCCTCTCTTTTTATCCCTCGTTCTACAGCTCACAAATGGTTAAAGCAATGGAGTGTTGAAGGAGTTTTTGATAAGGTGATGAGTGGGCTATTACAGATAGCAATAATGGAAGGAAAAGTTGATCTTTCTCAAGTAGCTGTGGACGGTTCTTTTTCCCCCCGCTCCAGGAGGAGGGGAAAAAGTTGA
- a CDS encoding transposase, translated as MWTVLFPPAPGGGEKVDYGYKGKGVLLHLLIDKNGNAIAITTTDAKGDEKQEVSRLLTQLPLKSLKGRVVVLEADKGYDAGWLRQFLLNMGIFPLIPYRKIKGRWAPEINEVTHFFKLSPQRWKVERAFAWLKRRCRRLLMRWERLFVIWNGLVILGVVYTWIKNLVG; from the coding sequence CTGTGGACGGTTCTTTTTCCCCCCGCTCCAGGAGGAGGGGAAAAAGTTGATTATGGTTATAAAGGCAAGGGAGTTCTGCTTCACTTGCTTATCGATAAAAACGGCAATGCAATAGCCATTACAACTACCGATGCAAAGGGGGATGAAAAACAGGAAGTTAGCAGATTGCTTACACAGCTTCCATTAAAGTCACTCAAAGGGCGAGTAGTTGTTCTTGAGGCAGACAAAGGTTATGATGCAGGCTGGTTACGTCAGTTTTTGTTAAACATGGGAATATTTCCTCTAATTCCCTATCGGAAAATCAAAGGAAGATGGGCGCCAGAAATTAACGAAGTTACCCATTTCTTCAAATTGAGCCCACAACGCTGGAAGGTAGAACGAGCTTTTGCTTGGTTAAAAAGACGTTGTCGTCGGCTATTGATGCGATGGGAGCGTTTATTCGTGATATGGAATGGATTGGTAATATTGGGGGTAGTTTATACTTGGATAAAAAATTTAGTTGGATAG